One genomic window of Haloferax mediterranei ATCC 33500 includes the following:
- a CDS encoding ATP-binding protein translates to MSYEDRLAEIVEEVAHNDIYQLSKAYPDETRLGIDWQDIARFEADVDGTEELTLSDVSGVASDVISRPETTLEALEAVVREFDVPGREKPMARTSVSVVNLPEDATYDVGGFSPEDWIGRMLALEGQITKRTEVNPLVKEAAFECLRCGTMTYIPQHGFGSLREPHKCQGCDLQGPFRLNETQSQWTNYQKIRLQEPPENARGETEHIDIHLTGDLAGDTRVEGGTRTTFFGRLNPVYTGDVVFEKDLVGTGYTVEQGGFEDADLSEYEDIIDEVASAPDTFDILVDSFAPSHQGHWHVKEALVLQLFGGWARTGEDGTRHRGDSHMFLLGDPGTGKTLLLEAAYEIAPRGALTDGTGSSSAGLTASIVKDSFSSEQFSIEAGTLVRANKGLAVVDELDKGDTSDLDALHTALESQQVHVSKAGKNASLPAETALLAAGNPTGGHFDPSKDIAEQVELKSPLLSRFDLIFTVRSEEDEDKIRDISDTMVSSRQRAGRRAVGDEVEPDASGPSVRLDRDEFTAYVTAAKAIRPVVHDPEVEREMREWFVETKTSLPERYASEMGHSEYDGPPLPITARKLDALQRLAEASARMRMSETVEMCDVERAKPLIERSLADIGIAPADSSSFSRSEAEATEIGL, encoded by the coding sequence ATGAGCTACGAAGATCGTCTAGCGGAAATCGTCGAGGAAGTCGCTCACAACGATATCTACCAGCTGTCGAAAGCGTACCCAGACGAAACCCGTCTCGGAATCGACTGGCAGGACATCGCCCGGTTCGAAGCGGATGTCGACGGGACCGAAGAGCTGACGCTGTCCGATGTGTCGGGCGTCGCGAGCGATGTCATCTCTCGACCAGAAACGACACTCGAAGCGCTCGAAGCAGTGGTCCGTGAGTTCGACGTGCCCGGTCGTGAGAAGCCGATGGCCCGAACGAGCGTCTCAGTCGTGAATCTTCCAGAGGATGCAACCTACGATGTTGGTGGGTTCTCGCCAGAGGATTGGATCGGCCGAATGCTGGCGCTCGAAGGCCAAATCACGAAGCGTACGGAGGTGAACCCGCTGGTCAAAGAAGCCGCCTTCGAGTGTCTTCGCTGCGGGACGATGACCTATATCCCGCAACACGGCTTCGGGAGTCTTCGTGAACCACACAAATGCCAAGGCTGTGACCTGCAGGGACCGTTCCGGCTCAACGAAACACAGTCACAATGGACGAACTACCAGAAAATCCGACTGCAGGAACCTCCTGAGAACGCCCGCGGAGAGACCGAACACATCGACATCCACCTGACGGGTGACCTCGCAGGAGATACCCGCGTCGAGGGCGGCACGCGAACAACGTTCTTCGGACGCCTGAACCCGGTTTACACCGGTGATGTCGTGTTCGAAAAGGACCTCGTCGGGACTGGCTACACGGTCGAACAGGGTGGGTTCGAGGACGCCGATCTCTCCGAGTACGAAGACATCATCGACGAGGTCGCGTCGGCACCGGACACCTTCGACATCCTCGTCGATTCGTTCGCTCCATCGCACCAGGGCCATTGGCACGTCAAAGAGGCGCTGGTACTCCAACTGTTCGGCGGGTGGGCGCGAACCGGCGAGGACGGCACGCGACACCGCGGAGATTCCCATATGTTCCTCCTCGGCGACCCGGGGACGGGGAAGACGCTCCTCCTCGAAGCAGCGTACGAAATTGCACCACGCGGAGCGCTCACCGACGGAACCGGCTCGTCGAGTGCGGGCCTGACGGCCTCGATTGTGAAAGACTCGTTTTCGTCCGAACAATTCAGCATCGAGGCGGGGACGCTGGTTCGAGCAAACAAAGGACTCGCCGTCGTCGACGAACTCGACAAGGGCGACACGTCGGACCTCGACGCGTTGCATACGGCGCTCGAATCCCAACAGGTGCATGTCTCCAAAGCAGGGAAGAACGCGTCTCTCCCGGCCGAGACGGCGCTTCTCGCGGCAGGGAACCCGACCGGCGGTCACTTCGACCCATCGAAGGATATCGCCGAACAGGTGGAACTGAAATCACCGCTCCTCTCGCGGTTCGACCTCATCTTCACGGTTCGGTCAGAGGAAGACGAAGATAAGATTCGGGACATCTCCGACACGATGGTCAGCTCACGCCAACGTGCAGGCCGACGTGCGGTCGGTGACGAGGTCGAACCAGACGCTTCGGGGCCGTCGGTGCGACTGGACCGCGACGAGTTCACCGCCTACGTCACGGCCGCGAAGGCCATCCGCCCGGTTGTTCACGACCCGGAGGTCGAGCGCGAGATGCGCGAGTGGTTCGTCGAGACGAAGACCTCGCTCCCCGAACGGTACGCATCTGAGATGGGGCACTCCGAGTACGACGGACCACCGCTTCCGATTACGGCCCGGAAACTCGACGCGCTGCAGCGTCTCGCGGAGGCGTCCGCTCGGATGCGGATGTCCGAAACAGTCGAGATGTGTGACGTCGAACGAGCAAAACCACTCATCGAGCGGTCACTCGCTGATATCGGGATTGCTCCAGCGGATAGTTCGTCATTTAGTCGCTCTGAGGCCGAAGCCACGGAGATTGGGCTGTAG
- a CDS encoding DUF6602 domain-containing protein, which yields MSENDQFNNQMGDLMRSEAQKLVSEFNQIRSKYSHGGLKGSDTEDIVQEFLEQYLPKTYGFGNGQIIDSSAQISKEVDIAICNQFHPFTYSKNGRGMLFAEGVDAVVEVKSVLNESHLRKSIKNCRSVRSLNVQIPAGTHWWDGETDGKKRMETTPYAIFAFECPYTLKTLDEKREKIIDDLDIQIDEAVDLIYAIDTGLIVLNRDIDDMVLWGEELGIRSPGYVRNTSEPDLLQFLLFLQDKMPNISYIPNIMKQYIDFDIPE from the coding sequence ATGAGCGAGAACGATCAGTTTAATAATCAGATGGGTGACCTGATGCGGTCTGAGGCCCAAAAATTAGTTTCAGAATTTAATCAAATAAGATCAAAATATTCACATGGTGGTCTGAAAGGAAGTGATACAGAAGATATCGTACAGGAATTTCTCGAACAATATCTACCGAAAACCTATGGCTTCGGAAATGGCCAAATTATTGACTCAAGTGCACAGATCTCTAAGGAAGTAGATATTGCCATTTGTAATCAATTCCACCCTTTTACGTATTCAAAAAATGGGAGGGGTATGCTATTCGCCGAGGGTGTTGATGCAGTTGTCGAGGTCAAGTCAGTACTAAATGAATCCCACCTTCGAAAATCGATTAAGAATTGCCGTTCTGTGAGGTCTCTAAACGTGCAAATTCCTGCTGGGACTCATTGGTGGGATGGAGAAACTGACGGGAAAAAAAGAATGGAAACAACCCCTTACGCAATTTTTGCTTTTGAGTGTCCATATACATTAAAAACCCTAGACGAAAAAAGAGAAAAAATAATAGATGATTTGGATATCCAAATTGACGAGGCTGTTGACCTCATCTACGCCATAGATACTGGCCTGATAGTACTTAACCGAGACATCGACGATATGGTTCTGTGGGGTGAGGAACTCGGTATTCGCAGCCCTGGCTACGTTCGAAACACTTCAGAGCCAGATCTTCTTCAGTTTCTACTGTTCCTTCAGGATAAGATGCCGAACATTTCATATATACCAAACATAATGAAGCAGTATATTGATTTTGACATTCCCGAATAG
- a CDS encoding recombinase family protein, with protein sequence MIACYTRVSTEDQNLDRQIDATQKYAQRTFDVGLDELEVYRDKSTGTDTNRSAYKRMMSDVEAGAVDAVVVNSISRIARSIRDLDRTAERIGDCGAELHIISEGFALRPDDDDPYQRAMFQLLGVFSELEARMAQQRTKEGIAVRKQNEEYHHGPAPLGFEKDDGLLAEGENYDQVCAVLEMVTKENLSKRKAAKELQTSRATVDRCLDRGTLYGL encoded by the coding sequence ATGATCGCCTGCTACACCCGGGTCTCGACAGAGGACCAGAACCTCGACCGACAGATCGACGCCACCCAGAAGTATGCCCAGCGGACGTTCGACGTCGGACTCGACGAACTCGAAGTCTACCGCGACAAGTCGACTGGGACCGATACGAATCGTTCGGCGTACAAACGGATGATGTCGGACGTCGAAGCTGGTGCCGTCGACGCTGTGGTCGTCAACAGTATTTCGAGAATTGCCCGGTCGATTCGCGACCTCGACCGGACAGCAGAGCGAATCGGTGATTGTGGCGCCGAGTTGCACATCATCTCTGAGGGGTTCGCGCTCCGCCCAGATGACGACGACCCGTACCAACGGGCGATGTTCCAACTGCTCGGGGTCTTCTCAGAGTTAGAAGCTCGGATGGCCCAGCAGCGGACGAAAGAGGGGATTGCTGTTCGAAAACAGAACGAAGAGTATCATCACGGACCAGCACCACTCGGATTCGAGAAGGACGACGGGTTGCTCGCCGAGGGCGAAAACTACGACCAAGTCTGTGCAGTATTGGAGATGGTTACGAAAGAGAATCTTTCGAAGCGGAAGGCAGCGAAGGAACTGCAGACGTCACGCGCTACGGTCGATAGGTGTCTTGATCGAGGGACGCTCTACGGACTTTGA
- a CDS encoding Fic family protein yields the protein MEDSLHYDVQTHESRQQLRHDIWVVRNGDIKRVLDDFPRDEPLLDQCAFWMHAVVGKHFFPDANHRTAIALLRQLLVENGINPGKWSPERTRQARDESHRVRREIEPIRLDSLYVRDELWEVWKRYFEDVFEPEPIEKI from the coding sequence ATGGAAGATAGCCTCCACTACGACGTGCAAACTCACGAGTCACGACAGCAACTCAGGCACGATATCTGGGTCGTGAGAAATGGGGATATCAAACGTGTCTTGGACGACTTCCCCCGAGATGAACCACTACTCGACCAGTGCGCATTTTGGATGCACGCAGTTGTTGGAAAGCACTTCTTCCCAGATGCGAATCATCGAACCGCAATTGCGCTTCTTCGCCAACTCCTCGTAGAAAACGGCATCAACCCTGGGAAGTGGTCTCCCGAACGGACGAGGCAGGCGCGCGATGAGTCACACCGAGTCAGAAGAGAAATTGAACCGATTCGACTAGATTCGCTCTACGTACGTGATGAATTGTGGGAAGTCTGGAAAAGATATTTTGAAGACGTATTCGAACCAGAGCCGATCGAAAAGATCTAA
- a CDS encoding DUF7845 domain-containing protein: protein MSDDPHPGEVVAEFSVLDEATAVTSDEDDTVASAVEGEYVPEHLDEDVQEERDRVEFELPEYVAACRYCQTTFESEEAALEHEWNCDLEPTGECRFCSGTHIRRDVREDHFYSCAEAEMHERRQKRGVRARTMRGQDSKTAVSGLRKFLLPQPHEFAAYLKWDKSLKTYFGLVSLYKMHDFEEYGNLRAGIEFDDEEWNVEFGYADEPGLATPDDDTDLGRWDWRLEGDEVPEFIVRVYPEAYSSFTDAKDDNRKRAYFRVRPRCPGIESKSGKSIPNPHGILGVDVETRGSYFEFDQYPSVLFEALRELRERQDEFGWNSFTGIDYQALSPENVHDSSNITDAELYVRAKKGETGKVFALDGTLHRISLILGRERSGYSKTVRDDRECAGYYHTATICAMRAAEVVGGHELPKEFKHYHMKNPEAVAGTELENPKVGVSYQNSLYDDTLRFKNVDRLHKELEEGLLNVLNWSDLSVTPDHQKYVADDYFKVEGEARMVKVIDNPLPRIAQQQDDEIRKFAAAGNMYETDIDLVDELATDGGNWSPAELAEAIGKDIDTVYKSLKRLGDLVIHEYGHVELASKHIANGIVEHIESARRTVEATLEEAADDIIRADTYGGGDGPWERWLRNYVRGRSDDRDDGRERLELAPQETRQEVKRILRTGAAKWAEVTGNDWKQFAREFAVVGEAYDTSAPLTYSFGELRQLVG from the coding sequence GTGAGCGACGACCCGCATCCCGGCGAGGTCGTCGCGGAGTTTTCGGTCCTCGACGAGGCGACCGCCGTCACGTCGGACGAAGACGACACCGTCGCGTCCGCAGTTGAAGGTGAGTACGTTCCGGAACACCTCGACGAAGACGTCCAGGAGGAACGCGACCGCGTCGAGTTCGAACTGCCCGAGTACGTCGCCGCATGTCGGTACTGCCAGACGACCTTCGAGAGCGAAGAAGCCGCGCTCGAACACGAATGGAACTGCGACCTCGAACCGACCGGTGAGTGTCGCTTCTGTAGTGGTACGCACATTCGGAGGGACGTTCGCGAGGATCACTTCTACTCGTGCGCGGAGGCAGAGATGCACGAGCGTCGTCAGAAGCGTGGCGTACGCGCTCGGACGATGCGCGGGCAAGACTCGAAGACAGCCGTTTCAGGTCTTCGGAAGTTCCTCTTGCCGCAACCGCACGAGTTCGCGGCGTACCTCAAGTGGGATAAGTCGCTGAAAACCTACTTCGGACTCGTCTCACTCTACAAAATGCACGACTTCGAAGAGTACGGCAACCTCCGCGCCGGGATCGAGTTCGATGACGAAGAGTGGAACGTCGAGTTCGGGTACGCCGACGAGCCTGGTCTCGCGACGCCAGACGACGATACCGACCTCGGTCGATGGGACTGGCGACTCGAGGGAGACGAAGTCCCCGAGTTCATCGTCCGCGTCTATCCCGAAGCCTACAGCTCGTTCACGGACGCGAAGGACGACAACCGGAAGCGCGCGTACTTCCGTGTCCGGCCGCGATGTCCCGGTATCGAGTCCAAGAGCGGCAAGTCGATTCCGAATCCCCACGGCATTCTCGGCGTCGACGTCGAGACGCGTGGGAGTTACTTCGAGTTCGACCAGTACCCGAGCGTGCTGTTCGAGGCGCTGCGCGAACTTCGCGAGCGGCAAGACGAATTCGGTTGGAATTCTTTTACTGGAATCGATTATCAGGCACTCTCGCCGGAGAATGTCCACGACTCGTCGAACATCACTGACGCCGAGCTTTACGTGCGCGCGAAGAAGGGCGAGACTGGCAAGGTGTTCGCGCTCGACGGCACACTCCACCGCATTTCACTGATTCTTGGTCGTGAGCGAAGCGGCTACTCGAAGACTGTTCGCGATGACCGCGAGTGCGCTGGCTACTACCACACCGCGACGATCTGCGCGATGCGCGCTGCCGAGGTCGTCGGTGGTCACGAACTCCCCAAGGAGTTCAAGCACTACCACATGAAGAACCCCGAGGCGGTCGCAGGTACTGAACTGGAGAACCCGAAGGTCGGTGTCTCCTACCAGAACTCGCTGTACGACGACACGCTTCGGTTCAAGAACGTCGACCGACTCCACAAGGAACTCGAGGAAGGACTGCTGAACGTCCTGAACTGGTCGGACCTGTCGGTGACACCGGACCACCAGAAGTACGTCGCGGACGACTACTTCAAAGTCGAAGGCGAGGCGCGGATGGTCAAAGTCATCGACAACCCGCTTCCGCGTATTGCTCAGCAGCAGGACGACGAGATTCGGAAGTTCGCCGCCGCTGGGAATATGTACGAGACCGATATCGACCTCGTCGACGAACTCGCGACCGACGGCGGTAACTGGTCACCAGCGGAACTCGCCGAGGCGATTGGCAAAGATATCGATACTGTGTATAAGTCGTTGAAGCGTCTCGGCGACCTGGTCATCCACGAGTACGGTCACGTCGAACTCGCGTCGAAGCACATCGCGAACGGGATCGTCGAACACATTGAGTCCGCGCGGCGGACTGTCGAGGCCACGCTCGAGGAAGCTGCCGACGACATCATCCGCGCGGACACCTACGGCGGTGGAGACGGCCCGTGGGAACGCTGGCTGCGCAACTACGTCCGTGGCCGTTCCGATGATCGCGACGACGGTCGCGAGCGTCTCGAGCTTGCACCACAGGAGACGCGCCAGGAGGTCAAGCGTATCCTTCGGACTGGCGCTGCGAAGTGGGCAGAGGTGACTGGGAACGACTGGAAGCAGTTCGCCCGCGAGTTCGCTGTTGTCGGTGAGGCCTACGACACCTCCGCTCCGTTGACGTACAGCTTCGGTGAACTCCGTCAGCTCGTCGGCTGA
- a CDS encoding DNA N-6-adenine-methyltransferase, protein MSDRQSVQGTLAGHQQDPDDNEYATPPEIWRPLSRAVGGFDLDSASGAEPTPIAPTRFTAEDDGLRQPWHGKVFCNPPWSTNGDGSAKHDWLQKARTEASRDAVDVVVMLLPADTSAHWFHDHVLEAEAICLVGPGRIPFIGENRNPSFQLSISVFGEVQRPLLDALDTLGAVIRGKTVYEPAIQTRFGGDRR, encoded by the coding sequence GTGAGCGACCGTCAGTCAGTCCAGGGTACGCTAGCGGGCCACCAGCAAGACCCGGACGATAACGAGTACGCTACTCCTCCGGAGATTTGGCGGCCCCTTTCACGCGCAGTCGGGGGTTTCGACCTTGACTCCGCAAGTGGTGCCGAACCTACGCCAATCGCTCCGACACGGTTTACTGCAGAGGACGACGGCCTGAGACAACCATGGCACGGGAAGGTGTTCTGTAACCCGCCGTGGTCCACGAACGGTGACGGAAGCGCGAAACACGACTGGTTACAGAAAGCACGAACCGAAGCGAGCCGCGACGCCGTCGACGTCGTGGTCATGCTTCTTCCAGCGGATACCTCCGCTCACTGGTTCCATGACCACGTTCTCGAAGCAGAAGCGATCTGTCTCGTCGGTCCGGGTCGGATACCGTTCATCGGTGAAAACCGAAACCCCTCATTCCAACTGTCGATTTCCGTATTTGGCGAGGTACAGCGTCCGCTTCTCGATGCGCTTGATACACTCGGGGCGGTCATCCGTGGGAAGACTGTCTACGAACCGGCCATCCAGACGAGATTTGGAGGTGACCGGCGGTGA
- a CDS encoding class I SAM-dependent methyltransferase: MNVPCVRVPRESGEATRRHLADADLLDHDHEITVSEGNLYIPIVDADAVPSEFEVVDYEPPSRETQTTPTDVLGFEPSYERLGDIVILDEDDPDRAREIADAIVESDLKADTVVNRASKIKGELRIRDWDVLVGESTETVHREYGHEFHLDIDTVYFSPRLATERHRIVQQIRDGEHIFDMFAGVGPFAIPAAAAGSEVVACDLNEAAIEFLRENTTRNDVADRITAIHGDVREVADDYEGWAERLIMNLPHSANEFLETAVRLAGDECVIHLYDIQHEDDPFGPGLNAVRAAAEPEYEVEVLEEKIVRSYAPHEYNVCLDVRLTKP, encoded by the coding sequence ATGAACGTCCCCTGCGTCCGTGTCCCCCGTGAATCTGGGGAGGCGACGCGCCGGCACCTCGCCGATGCCGATTTGCTGGACCACGACCACGAGATAACCGTCTCTGAGGGGAACCTCTACATCCCTATCGTCGATGCTGACGCAGTCCCGAGCGAGTTCGAAGTTGTCGACTACGAGCCGCCGAGCCGAGAGACCCAGACCACACCCACCGACGTACTCGGATTCGAACCGTCGTACGAACGACTCGGCGATATCGTCATCCTCGACGAAGACGACCCGGACCGCGCCCGCGAAATCGCCGACGCAATCGTCGAATCCGACCTCAAGGCGGACACTGTCGTCAACCGCGCCTCGAAAATCAAAGGGGAACTCCGCATCCGCGACTGGGATGTACTCGTCGGCGAGTCGACAGAGACGGTCCACCGCGAGTACGGACACGAGTTCCACCTCGACATCGATACGGTGTACTTCTCGCCGCGACTCGCAACCGAGCGCCACCGAATCGTCCAACAGATTCGCGACGGCGAGCACATCTTCGACATGTTCGCTGGAGTCGGTCCGTTCGCAATTCCGGCCGCAGCAGCCGGTTCCGAGGTCGTCGCGTGCGACCTGAACGAAGCGGCCATCGAGTTCCTCCGTGAAAATACGACTCGAAACGACGTGGCCGACCGTATCACCGCAATTCACGGCGACGTACGCGAGGTGGCCGACGACTACGAGGGGTGGGCAGAACGGCTCATCATGAACCTCCCACACAGCGCGAACGAGTTCCTCGAAACGGCCGTTCGGCTCGCTGGCGACGAGTGTGTCATCCACCTCTACGACATCCAACACGAGGACGACCCGTTCGGCCCGGGACTCAACGCCGTCCGCGCCGCCGCGGAACCCGAGTACGAAGTGGAGGTACTCGAGGAGAAAATCGTCCGCTCGTACGCGCCTCACGAGTACAACGTCTGTTTGGACGTTCGCCTGACGAAACCGTAA
- a CDS encoding helix-turn-helix domain-containing protein, whose protein sequence is MSCIADFIIRSPDLPLAAAIERAPAMRLEVEQAIATDPERPVLFLWACGGDFDTFEAAMESDETVTDPELMESLSDRRLYRVQVSEDAEVVIYPNDIEVGASRLNVTVTSDGVHTRMRFPDRDALIQYRELCREMGLEMSVHRIYRGDSGDSTRYGLSDKQRRVLMLAAEQGYFDVPRNVALSDLADELGISPQSTSERLRRGIDQLVSTTLGSDCLSEQ, encoded by the coding sequence ATGAGTTGTATCGCGGATTTCATCATTCGAAGTCCAGACCTCCCACTGGCCGCCGCTATCGAGCGTGCTCCTGCGATGCGACTCGAGGTCGAACAGGCAATCGCAACCGACCCCGAACGACCGGTGCTCTTCTTGTGGGCCTGTGGAGGTGACTTCGATACCTTCGAAGCCGCGATGGAGAGCGATGAGACCGTCACCGACCCGGAGCTGATGGAGTCGCTTTCGGACCGACGTCTGTATCGAGTGCAGGTCTCGGAGGACGCAGAGGTAGTCATCTATCCCAACGATATCGAAGTCGGTGCCTCACGCCTCAACGTGACGGTCACTTCCGACGGCGTTCATACGAGAATGCGGTTCCCCGACCGCGACGCACTGATTCAGTACCGGGAGCTCTGTCGGGAGATGGGTCTCGAGATGTCCGTTCATCGAATCTACCGCGGCGACAGTGGCGATTCGACGCGATACGGATTGAGTGACAAACAACGACGCGTACTCATGCTCGCAGCAGAGCAGGGGTATTTCGACGTTCCCAGGAACGTGGCACTCTCAGACCTCGCCGACGAACTTGGTATCTCACCGCAATCGACCTCCGAGCGCCTTCGACGCGGGATTGACCAACTCGTCTCGACTACGCTTGGCTCGGACTGCTTGTCCGAGCAGTAA
- a CDS encoding HTH domain-containing protein, whose protein sequence is MQTNETRKAELWIRPIRDGLGEEHQSLVVRLERLINEGLLDDMCIRTWDHDVDVESDVAPTKRDALIRERLAECEQWAQTEDVDLPSIEEHATVGSGRMGPSHDTVVLPQTLVVLFRGEEIEAVYPYERDGQKKTVADWVEDAESFLGIDNEQVEV, encoded by the coding sequence ATGCAAACTAACGAAACCCGGAAAGCCGAACTGTGGATTCGGCCGATTCGTGATGGTCTCGGCGAAGAGCATCAGTCGCTCGTGGTGCGGTTAGAGCGCCTCATCAACGAAGGTCTCCTCGACGATATGTGTATTCGAACGTGGGACCACGACGTGGATGTCGAGTCAGATGTCGCACCGACGAAGCGTGATGCGCTCATCCGGGAGCGCCTCGCCGAGTGTGAGCAGTGGGCCCAAACCGAAGATGTCGACCTGCCGTCTATCGAAGAACACGCGACAGTCGGCTCCGGCCGGATGGGACCCTCACACGACACGGTGGTGCTACCACAGACGCTGGTCGTACTATTCCGCGGCGAAGAGATAGAAGCAGTCTATCCGTACGAACGAGACGGGCAGAAGAAGACGGTCGCCGACTGGGTCGAGGATGCAGAGTCCTTCCTCGGCATCGACAACGAACAGGTCGAGGTGTGA
- a CDS encoding universal stress protein, giving the protein MPETILVAVDGSPLSKRAFEQALSDAESEVVALHVIDPTDPGYSTPFDVDVSLEPLHGTDEWYERADELASEVFEELTELAEGSGLEVQTETLRGEPARAIIRYADENDVDAIYVGGHGRSDVADPLFGSVAELIVSRSPVNVMVVR; this is encoded by the coding sequence ATGCCAGAAACTATCCTCGTCGCGGTCGATGGGTCCCCGCTATCGAAGCGAGCCTTCGAGCAAGCGCTCTCCGATGCCGAATCGGAGGTCGTCGCACTGCACGTTATCGACCCGACAGACCCCGGGTACAGCACGCCATTCGACGTGGATGTGAGTCTCGAACCACTCCACGGGACGGACGAGTGGTACGAGCGAGCGGACGAACTCGCCAGCGAGGTGTTCGAAGAACTCACCGAACTCGCCGAGGGAAGCGGCCTCGAAGTCCAAACAGAGACGCTCCGTGGCGAACCCGCGCGGGCCATCATCAGATACGCCGACGAGAACGATGTTGATGCAATCTACGTCGGTGGCCACGGACGCTCCGACGTGGCGGACCCCCTCTTCGGGAGCGTTGCCGAACTGATTGTGAGTCGTTCCCCCGTCAACGTAATGGTTGTTCGATAA
- a CDS encoding TVP38/TMEM64 family protein, which produces MLRVPALFESATDRWRTVLLAAVLVVVAILGGSFLIEQFPFLADPRALRAWLLGFGPLAPLALIGVQVVQVLFAPVPGQALGFASGYLFGALWGTLYSMVGIVFGTALAIGLARHFGRPYVERVITTDALSTFDNAMAEHGLAVLFLVFLVPGLPDDAICFAAGLTDIPVRRIVAVAAVGRLPGFFLVNSAGAAAANGDPFLTAVLVAILLAASVLGYLYRDQLLSSLSTVTSRTLGR; this is translated from the coding sequence GTGCTTCGTGTCCCCGCGCTCTTCGAATCCGCAACCGACCGCTGGCGAACGGTTCTGCTTGCGGCCGTGCTCGTTGTCGTCGCCATCCTCGGTGGCTCGTTCCTCATCGAGCAGTTTCCGTTCCTTGCCGACCCCCGAGCACTGCGAGCGTGGCTCCTCGGATTCGGTCCGCTAGCTCCGCTCGCGCTCATCGGGGTGCAGGTCGTGCAGGTTCTCTTCGCACCGGTTCCCGGACAAGCACTCGGGTTCGCCAGCGGCTACCTCTTCGGCGCGTTGTGGGGAACGCTGTACAGCATGGTCGGCATCGTCTTCGGGACGGCACTCGCCATCGGCTTGGCACGACACTTCGGCCGGCCGTACGTCGAACGAGTCATCACCACCGACGCGCTCAGCACCTTCGACAACGCGATGGCCGAACACGGTCTCGCCGTGCTCTTTCTCGTCTTTCTCGTGCCGGGGCTTCCCGACGACGCGATCTGCTTTGCCGCCGGACTCACCGATATCCCCGTCCGTCGAATCGTCGCCGTGGCCGCGGTCGGTCGCCTACCGGGATTCTTCCTCGTGAACTCTGCGGGGGCCGCGGCCGCCAACGGCGACCCATTTCTTACGGCCGTGCTCGTGGCGATTCTCCTCGCGGCGTCAGTCCTCGGCTACCTCTACCGCGACCAGTTGCTATCGTCGTTGTCGACCGTCACGAGTCGAACACTCGGTCGTTGA